The DNA region ATAATTTAGAGTCAAGTGAGTTTGAAACTATCAATACTGAATCTTCGAAACTTAGTTTTCTTTCACTCATTAATAATATTATTTTTGAGAATGCAATATTAACTTCTTTAATATCACTGTTTATGATTTCATTAATTGATTCTATAACAGAACGACCAGAATTTAATGATAAAACCATAATATATAGTGCTTTTGGTAAATTTTTTTCAAATTTGTCTATTTTATTTTCATAAAGTATTGATGGGATAACCATTAGGCTAAATAAATACATGAATGTTAATATTAGCGTACTTTTAATGGAAAAATTTAGAAATATTTTAAAAATTAATGGAACAAAGGACGTTAGTAATATGGCAATTAGGAAATTTTTTTCAGTGATGTTAAAACCTGATTTTTTTAGGATATATAAATTTCTTCGTACTGCATAATTATATAATTTTTCAAAATCCATATTACCCCTCATTCTATTTTCATCTTTATAAATATCCCGAATACGATAGTTGATAAAGGTCCTATTTTAAATAAAACTAATTCTACGGCGTTTATAACTCCTTCATAACCTTGTTGGCCACCTAATGAAGCTTGCAATAAACCTGCAAATGGTAATATTAAACCTGCACCAAATACTAAGTTTCCTAAGTTTCCTATTTGGAATTTTGCAGAATCTATTTTGGACATTGAGGATCTTACAATATCAGTATATAAATTTTCCAATAATAGCTGGGTTCCCCCTTTACTAGAGGATATTATAAGTTGAGAGTATAATTCTTTCATTAGATTTACTTTGGTTCTAGTCCTGGCTCTTTCAAGAGCTCCTTCAAAACTATACCCGCCATTGTCAATATCTTTTATAATATTCCTAAATTCATAAGATGGAATACCATATTCTGGGTTATCTGCAATATTTTTAATAGATTCTTGCACTGAAGCGCCCGAATTTAGCATTGAAATAATATGCAATAGAGTCATTAATATTTGAATTTTAATTTCCCCTTTAAATAAAGTTAATTTAATTTTTGGATAAAATATACTACCTAACATAATTATTATAAAAAATGTGAGGCCATTTAGAACGCCGCCTATAAAGTTTCCAAAAACCGTTTCAAATACGATTAAAAATACTGAAACTATTATCGAGGTCATAATTGCTTTTAAAAAATATAATCTTTCGTCGCCAATACCTGCATATTGGTAATCACGACGAGATGGGAAAATCGATGTTTTAGTTACAAAGTCACTAAAAGAACTAGCATAAGCACCCATGACCCCTTGACTAGGTTTATCATATAGTAACTCATCTAAATTAATATCTAAATCACTAGAATCTTCTTCAATATATGCTTCATAAAATTGAATTTCATCATCATCTTTTTTGGTATTTTCGAATATTTTTTTCAGATATTCTGACCTTTGAAGGGCATATTTATTTTTTTTAGAATTGTAATTAAATATGTAATAAATCATATCTTTTATTTCATTTATTAATCCGGTTTCCTTTCGTTCTGAAACTGTCTTTTTTTTCATAATATACCTTATATCATTTTTAAGATAGATTCTGGATTTTCTTGATACCTTCTTACAATTTCACTAACTTTTTTAATGTCGGTTATGTCGTTATTAGACATGTAGTCTAATACTCTTTTCCTGTTCGCCCTATCTACCAATAGTTCATCTCTCGTTATTCCTGTTATTTTACAAACTTCATCTTCCCACATACAAATACCTACTTTCTCAATTCCGTCAGTGGCACCGTTATATTTGTATAATTCTGTTTTGGTGATTTCATCACCCTGTCCGCCGACTTCTACGACACCAAGTATTCTTCGCACTGTTTTTTTATTTCTTTTTATACGTTGCTGATTTATTATGAAGTTTATGGATGATAGCATTATTTTTGGAACATTCATGGGTGGATTTATTAATCTAATCATTGCTTCGTCGGCACTGTTGGCGTGCAAAGTACCCGAACAACCGTCGTGACCGGTGTTCATAGCTACGAGTAAGGAATGGGCTTCTGCACCCCTAACTTCACCAACATAGATACGATCTGGTCTCATCCTTAATGAGTTTTTAATTAAATCATCCATTGTTATTTCATAATTATCAATACCTGGTCTCCCGGGTCTTGTAATCATTTTTATTGTATGATCTAAAGGTATTTGCAATTCTGGCGTATCTTCTATCGTAATTAATCTATCATTATACATTGAAAACATAGAAACTACGTTAAGTGTTGTGGTTTTACCAGAGCCTGTACCGCCTACAATTAAGGTATTTGCAGGTTTTGCACCAAAATATCCTTCAACCGCTTGCCAAATAAATGCTCCTAATTCTGAATCTATTGTATTATATTTAATTAAATTAACAATAGTTAGTGGATTCTTACTAAATTTACGAATAGTTAATGTATTACCCATTGTAGTTATATCGGAAGTAGTAGCATTTACCCTGCTCCCATCGGGTAAATAAGCATCTAACATCGGTATCCTAGAATCTATATTCCTACCAGCTAAATAAGCAATACTATCAATTACTCGGGCTAGTTCTGATTTATCCAGTACAATATTTGTTTTACACATTTGATATTTTCTATGGAATATATATACTGGTATATCTACCCCATTTATCATTATCTCTTCCAATTCTGGGTCATTTATTAATATTTCTATTAAACCTAATTTTCCAATTATTAAGTAAAAATATTGGGATATATAATGTATTTCAATATCTTTTATTTTTATATTATTTTTTAGAAAATAATTTTTTAAATAACCCTGTATCTGACCTATGCTATTTAATTCACTATCTGATAATTCAGTTTTTAATTCTTTAAGCATATCAGGAGTTAATTTTGATAGTGCAGAGTTTATATAATTTATATTAGAGATGTTGTACTTTTTAATTCCTTCTTTTTTTTCTATCGATATGTTAAAATCTAATTTATCAATATTTATCAAATATTTATCAAGTAAGCTAGATTTTAAATCGTCAATTGGGTTAAGTTTATTTAACCTGCTTGTATTTTTTTCACTAATTTTAATTCTATTGTTTGTACTATTTGTACTATTTGGACGAGGTTCAAATTTTTCTATATTGTTGTCTTCAAATTTTTTATTTTCTTTTTTTTGAATCCTATCAAAAAGCCCCATTTTTTCACCCTTATTGGGTTATAATGTAACGTCGATATCTAAATGTTCTGTTAGTTCTTTGTATCTATTTCTTATGGTAACTTCAGTTACTCCTGCTACATCGGCAACTTCTCTCTGAGTTCTTCTAGTACCTTGCAAAACACTTGCAATATAGATTGCTGCTGCAGCTACTCCTGTAGGTCCTCTACCACTAGTTAATCCTTTCTTACCAGCATCTTTTAATATAGATATGGCTTTTGATTCTACTTCTCCAGGTAATTTAAGCTCTGAAGCGAATCTTGGTACATAATCCACAGGATTTGTTGGTGCTAATCTAATATTCAATTCTCTAGATATGAATCTGTAGGTTCTACCTATTTCTTTTCTATCTACTCTCGATACTTCAGCTATTTCATCTAAAGTTCTAGGTACTTTACATCTCCTACATGCTGCATATAGTGCTGCTGCAGCTACCCCTTCAATACTTCTTCCTCTAATTAATCCTTTTTCAACAGCTCCTCTATACAATACTGCGGCATTTTCCCTTACGTTTCTTGGCAATCCTAGTTTTGAAGCGATTCTATCTAATTCAGATAATGCAAATGCTAAGTTTCTTTCTGAAGCGTCTGAAACTCTAATTCTTCTTTGCCATTTCCTTAATCTGTATAACTGTGCTCTTTTATCTGCGGAAATATCTTTACCATAGCTATCTTTGTTTCTCCAGTCTATAACGGTTGATAAACCTTTATCGTGGATAGTATAGGTCATAGGAGCCCCTACCCTACTTCTTTTAACACGTTGTTCATGGTCGAAGGCTCTCCATTCTGGCCCTACATCAAATAGATTTTGCTGTAAAACACAACCGCAAACTTCACAAATTATTTCAGCTCTTTCGTAATCCTTTATAATGTTTTTACTATTACATACGGGACAAATTAATTCTTCTTCTTTTTCAAGAATTACATTTTTATTTGAATAATCTTCGGGGTTTACAATAGATATTTTCTTTTGCTCGAGCCTTTTTTTACTTTGGGTTATAGATTCAGTTTTCATAATAACACCACTTAATTCTTACGGGCTTTCTTATTCCAGTATGTTTTTTTTGAGTTATTTTTAGGTTTTATTGATACGTATTTATTTTTCAATGCTAACTCAGCTTTTGCATCATCATCAGGTATTATTTTAACATAGGGTCGAGTTATAGGGCCAAATATGTCATATATGATGCCAATTTTCAAAAATTTTTTATTTTCTGTTATTCCCACTATCGATCCGATAGGAATCTGATTTTTACCAAGGCCTATTAATTTTCCTTTAGGTGTTTCATGCAGAAGTTCTATTTTTTCCAAAAATATTCCTCCAAAATAACCATTCATATATTTAATTTATTAAATTAATAAGTATTTTATTTAATTAATAATATATAGTTTGTACCTATTAATATATATATGTTTCGAAAACTTTATATAGAATATTAATGAAGCATTAAGGATTATATTAAGTTTTTTAAACTACATTATCAAAAGGTTTGGTATTATTATGTTATTTTATAATAGGGATATACAAAACAAGTAGATGTTTGATTAAAGGTGGAAATGTCCTTAAAAATAGTATTAAATTAATATTATCATATTTATTAATTTAACTTTACATTATTTTTTATATTATTTTACACATATAGTATGCTATTATTGAATTAATATTATATTGTATGTTTATACTCACATATTGGAATTTATGTATTAAGGGATAATAATATATAGGTGGTAATAGATGAATAATTATGATATTGAATATAGAAAACTAGAACACTTAATAGTTTGTGAACATTGTAATGTAGAATATAAAAAAGGAACTCTCTTAAATAATGTGGAATTAGTTCATAATGGAGTATCTAAAAGCTCACTAGATGATTTGGATACGTCCATAGAGTTATTTGGAAAAAAATTAGATGCACCGATTATAGTCGCCGGAATAACCGGTGGGCATGCAGTTGCAAAAGAAGTTAATAAAAACATTGCAATCGCAGTCGAAGAAATGAATTTAGGTATGGGATTAGGCTCTCAAAGAGCTGCTATCGCTAAAAAAGGATTGGAAGATACTTATTCGGTAGTTAGGGACTATACTTCTTCACTTGTTATTGGAAATTTGGGTGCAGTTAATTTTACGAAGGATAATTGGAATTATGAGACTGTAAAAAAAGCAGTAGATATAATAGATGCAGATGCAATGGCCATACATTTTAATCCTCTTCAGGAGGCAATACAACCCGAAGGGGATACGGATTTTAGGAATTTGGACTATTTATCTGATGTAATCAAAGATTATAAAAAATATTTTGGAAATATGCCTTTCATTGCAAAGCAAGTTGGCGAAGGGTTTTGTCAAAAAGATGGATTATATCTGAATAAATTAGGATTTGATGCCATAGATGTAGGTGGAAGTGGTGGTACTTCATGGTCTGCAGTTGAATATTATCGGGTAAAGGATTATGAACATAAAAAATTGTCTGAAAAATATTTAGAGTGGGGAATTCCTACCGCAGCTTCGATATTGGATGTTAGAAAATCATTTTCTAAACCATTAATAGCCACAGGCGGAATTAGATCTGGTATAGATATAGCAAAATCTTTGGCTTTAGGTGCAAACTGTTGTGGTATTGCGCTACCAGTTTTAAAAGCAGCGATGAAATCCCCTGAAGAAGTTATTAAATTATTTGAAAGTTTAATTAAGGAACTTAAAATAACTATGTTCTTAACAGGATGTAATAACATAAATGAATTAAATTCCGCAAGATATATTATAAACGGAGAGTTAAAAAATTGGATTAATTAATAAGACTAATTAATAATTATCCATTTATCAAATAAAGTTAAAATTAGTAACATTGATAACAAATAATTCTATAATTAATATTGTATTGATTATTATGAATTTTATATATTTTCATATTCATGATTATATCATACAACAATCACATGTTCACTGCTATATATTAGTGTCTCAAAGGATGTGATATTTTGCAATTGGAAGTAGTTGCCATAGGAGGCTATGAGGAAGTCGGTAGAAATATGACCGCAGTTAATATTGACGGAGAAATTATAATATTTGACATGGGTATTAGGTTAGATAGGATAATGATTCATGAAGATACCGATATTTCAAAGATGCATAGCTTAAATTTAATTGAAATGGGTGTTATACCTGACGATACTGTAATGAAAAATATAGAAGGGGAAGTTAAGGCAATAGTATTAACTCACGGGCATTTGGATCACATAGGTGCAGTAACTAAATTAGCACATAGATATAACGCTCCAGTTATCGGTACGCCATACACCTTGGAATTAGTTAAAAGAGAAATATTAAGTGAAAAAAAATTCGATGTTAGAAATCCATTAATCACATTGGAAAATGGTAATAAATTAGAAATTACACCTAATATAACATTGGAATTTGTAAAAGTAACTCACAGTATACCTGATTCAACAATGGCAGTATTACACACACCATATGGTGCAGTAGTATATGCTAATGACTTTAAATTTGATAATTTCCCAGTTGTTGGAGAAAAACCAGATTACAAAGCTATTAAAAAAGTTGGAAAACAAGGCGTAGTTGCAATGATTTCCGAAAGTACCCGTGTAGGATACGAGGGAAAAACTCCTTCTGAAGGTGTTGCAGCTAGTTTATTGAAGAATGACTTATTAGGTACTGATAATGATAAAAATGCAGTCGTTGTAACTACATTTTCTTCACACATTGCTAGGATTAAATCCATAACTGATGCAGCAGTTAAAATGGGTAGAACGCCTGTTTTAGTGGGTAGATCAATGGCAAAATATTGTGGTATCGCTCAAGATATTGGTATTGTAAAATTCCCAAAGGAAACTAAAATATGTTGGGATCCTTCCTCAATAGATAAGACTTTCAACACAATCATGAAAGAAGGTAAAGAAAATTATTTAATGATTGTAACCGGCCACCAAGGTGAAGAAGGTGCGGTTTTATCAAGAATGGTTACTAACAAAACACCTTTTAAATTTGAAAAATATGACCAAGTTGTATTTTCAGCAGATGTGATTCCTAACCCTATGAATTCAGCACAAAGGTACCTTTTAGAGGCTCGTTTGAAACTTTTAGGCGTTAGACTTTTCAAAGGTGCACACGTATCTGGTCACGCTGCTAAAGAAGATCACAGGGATATATTAAGATGGTTAAATCCAGAACACTTGATTCCATCACACGGTGACTTCAACTTGACTTCTGAATATGCTAAATTAGCTGAAGAAGAAGGTTATAGATTAGGTGACGATGTTCACTTACTTAGAAATGGTCAAAGTTTGAAATTTGAAAGAGTAATTTAATTATTTCATTAATACCATTTTATATGTTAGTTAAAATATTTAATTAATAAAATAATATTTTAATTAATTTTATTTCATATTTGATATTATTATATTGTTTGTAAAGATTATACTTTGTTTAGGTTTATACGAATCATTTATCACATTGTTTAATAATATTAATAAGATATTCTTCTTATTAGAGGTGCAATATGTTTAATGAAGAAATTTTAAATAATATGTCTAAAGAGCTTGAAAAATATTTTGAAAAGGATTCTAATTTATATAATGCGTCAAAACACTTATTGTTAGCAGGCGGTAAGAGAATAAGACCTTATTTATCAATAATGGCTTATAATCTTAAAAAAGATGACCTCGAAACCATAATGGCTCCCGCTTTATCCGTAGAGTTAATTCATAACTATACGTTGGTGCATGATGATATAATGGACAATGATGACGAACGTAGGGGTAAGCCTACAGTTCATAAGGTTTATGGTGAGCCTATTGCAATATTGGCAGGCGATTTATTATACGCAAAGGCATTTGAAGCTTTATCTACTATTGAAGATAGTGTAAAAGCCCATAAGGTTTTAAAAGTGTTATCAAAGGCATGTGTTGAAGTTTGCGAAGGTCAAACTGATGACATGGAATTTGAAGATAAATTCCCATCAATGGACCAATATGTGGATATGATATCCAAAAAAACAGGTGCTTTAATTGAGGCGCCTATTTTAATCGGTGCAATAATGGCAGATTGTACAGAGGAAGAAACAGAAGCTCTCTATCAATACTCTAAAAGAATTGGTATTAACTTCCAAATCCAAGATGATATTTTGGATTTAATAGGGGATCAAAAAACAATTGGAAAACCAGTGGGTAGTGATATATTAAGTGGTAAGAAAACCATGATGGTAATTCATGCCTTAGATACGCTTTCAGAGGATAATAAAGAAAGATTATTGCAAATATTAGGTAATGAAAGTGCAACTAGTGAAGAAGTAGCTGAAGCAATTAATATATTAGGTAATTCAATAAATTATGCTAAAAATTTAATGAATGAATCAACAGTTGAAGCTAAAGAATTCTTAAAGATATTTGACGAAGATAAAAGAAAACCTTTGGAAGATATTGCAGATTTCATCGTTTCAAGAATTAAATAGGGTTATTTTATAAATAATTTAAAATTAGCTCTTTTAATATTATTTATTTTTAAAATATATTTGGTATAATATCTTGTTTTAATTAATTTAATTATTTATTTTATTTATTTTTTATAAAACTTATAATGTGATAAATGTGAAAATTTCTAAAATATATGTTGAAAATGAAGTAACTGAGAAGAATAAGTCTGAAGAAAAAATAGCCATATCTGAAAATCAAATTATATTTTTAAATGCTGACGAAGATATTAGTAATTATGAAAATGATTATAAAATATTCTATAAAGTTAGATATGATGATATAAGAGAGTATATAGGCGATGACGTTTTAAAAAAAGATGTATTCGTGAAATATCCTGGAAATCATACTTTTACACACATTAAGGCAGGAACTTTTGTGACTTGTGTTGTAGCAGACTCTAAAACTACCTATCCTGTATTAGAAGCAGGTAGTACTATACTGCAAGATGGTATATTGGCAACATTAAAAAGTAAAAAAGGCGTTATTAGATATTTAAAAAGTCCAGTTTCGGGAACTTTATTTTTTATGAATGAATTATTCGAAGGCGATAGAAGTATCTATATTTTCGCAATTGTGGAAAATTCTGAAAATTTATGAATTAAAATATAATATTTAATATTAATTTTATTTTTCAATTTTTGTTGCATTGTATTGGTGAGTCCAAGAACCGCTAATTTGCCCTTTTTTTGCCATACTACCCAATATTTTAATAGTTTCTCTATCTAATTCTGTAGGCTTTTCATTTTCAAAATAAGTTCCAGGTAATGGCATAAAATAATGTGCATGAACTTTTCCATTCTTTTTTATAATGTATTTCATTAATTCAATACTTCTTATTCTATTTTCCATAGTTTCATTAGGGAATCCAAAAATAAAGTCTACTTTAGGCATTAATTTATTTTTTTTACATAAGTCAACTGCATTTATTACATCATTTGCCGTATGACCCCTCCGGATATAATTTAACATTTCTTCGCAACCACTTTGGGCTCCAAAGTGCAGATATTTATTGTCGCAATAAGTTACTATTAAATTCAAAGTATCCTCACTGATAAATTCAGGCCGTACTTCTGATGGAAATGTGCCCAAAAATAAACGTTCTTTATATATGGAAAGTTTTTTTAATAGTTCTTCTAGTTTTTCAAGATTTGGTTTAGTTGCGTATTTAGAGCCATAAGATAGTGCATTTGGCGTTACAAATCTTATATCCTTCATATTTTTTACAATCTTGATGATATCTTCAATAGATCTATGTCTTATCTTTTTTCCAAATATTTGAGGGGTTTGGCAAAATCTACAGTTGTAAGGACAACCTCTAGTTATTTCAATTGGTGCTAAGGGATATATTTCATCATAGCCTTTGAAAGAATCGATAGGCATACCTTTGATAATATTGTTTTCAATATATTGATTGTTATTGATTTTATTTATTAAATCAGGTAATGTTATTTCACCTTCTCCGATAAGAACATAATCAAAGCCCATTTTTAAAGTATCTTCTGGAGCACCTGACGCATGTGCCCCTCCTGCTATTAATATCAAATTTTTAAAGTTATTTCTTAAAATATTTATTTCCTTCAACACTTCCGGTTGCTGTAGCGTCATAAATGAATAAATTATTATATTTTTTGAATTTATCACTTTAAAACAACATGATTTGTTTTTTTCACTTTCATTTCTTTTTAAAGTATATATTAATTCATCTAAATTATTGAATAATATTCCTTTTGTTAATGGATACAATTTAGAAATACTATATTTATTTTTTGAAGTTAGTCGATATCCAATCATAAACTTAAATAACCAGAAATACTATATAAATTAGATGGATTTTAGGATAGAGGTGTAATATTGAAAAAAAGACCATCACTATGTATAAAAATACATTACCCTGGAAGCGTTTTAGAAGGCGAATTTGATTTTGAAGCAGTAGTTAACCTTAAAGATAAGTATTTAAAATATTTGGATACTGGAAAGCATAAAGGAACTGTTTTATTCAACGAAGATACTAAAAAATTTGTCATTGTTAACTTTAGGGAGATATGTGCCATAGAAGTTGATAAAACTTTAATTTTCATGGACGAATATGAAAGAGAATGGGATAAAGTTTCAAGATTTAAATATAATTTATAATTGTATCTATGAATTATATCTGTAATTTTATGAATTTATGGCTAAATATTTATACTATATATTATCTATATCTCAATAACTAATATTTTTAAAATTCACACATATGGTGTAATTATGGCAAAAATAGCAAAAAATGCGACGATAATTGGTAAAGTCGTTTTTGAAGAGAATGTAAATGTATGGTATGGTGCGGTTATTCGTGCAGATATGAATACAATTTCTATTAAAAAGAATTCAAATATCCAAGATAACTGTGTTGTACACTGTTCTAAAGATCACCCTACGATAATTGGCGAAGGCGTTTCAATAGGTCACTGTGCAGTAATTCACGGATGCGATATCGGTAATAATGTATTAGTGGGAATGAATTCTACAATTTTAAACGGTGCTAAAATCGGAGATAATTGTATTATAGGTGCAAACGCTTTGGTTCCTCAAAATAAAGAAATACCCGCTAATAGTTTAGTAATGGGCGTTCCTGCAAAAGTTATTAGGTCATTAACTGAAGAAGAAGTATTATCTATTAAGAAAAATGCTGAACAATATCTTGAAATATCAAAAGAATTATAATTATAAAAACTGTTTAATTGTAAATATATAGTCATATAAATTTTATAAATTAAATTTTTATACATAACATTGTAATACATCTTTATACTATAAAATTATAAATGATTTAAGGTGGTATCATGGATAAAATTAGCATTGGAATGGTAATAGCTGAATTTAATAGAGATATTACATTTATGATGGAAAAACTAGCGGAAGAGCATGCAGACTTTTTAGGTGCCGATATAAAATATAAAATAATGGTTCCTGGAGCATATGACATGCCTATAGCAATACAACAAATGCTCGAAAAAGATGATGTAGATGCAGTTGTTACAATTGGCTGTGTTATTGAAGGAGATACTGAACACGATGAAATAGTTGTTCAGAATGCCGCAAGAAAAATCACTGATTTATCATTAGATTATAAAAAGCCTGTAGCTTTAGGTATATCCGGACCTGGAATGACAAGATTACAAGCTGAAGAAAGAATTGATTACGGTAAAAGAGCAGTTGAGTCTGCAGTTAAAATGGTTAAAAGACTTAAAAATTTATAATTTTATAATTTTAACAAAATAGTC from Methanococcus voltae includes:
- the ribH gene encoding 6,7-dimethyl-8-ribityllumazine synthase, with the translated sequence MDKISIGMVIAEFNRDITFMMEKLAEEHADFLGADIKYKIMVPGAYDMPIAIQQMLEKDDVDAVVTIGCVIEGDTEHDEIVVQNAARKITDLSLDYKKPVALGISGPGMTRLQAEERIDYGKRAVESAVKMVKRLKNL
- a CDS encoding gamma carbonic anhydrase family protein, whose product is MAKIAKNATIIGKVVFEENVNVWYGAVIRADMNTISIKKNSNIQDNCVVHCSKDHPTIIGEGVSIGHCAVIHGCDIGNNVLVGMNSTILNGAKIGDNCIIGANALVPQNKEIPANSLVMGVPAKVIRSLTEEEVLSIKKNAEQYLEISKEL